From Candidatus Neomarinimicrobiota bacterium:
CGACAAATCAACCACCTTAATCAATCACCCCAAGGAAGAATGGAGCGGTCCGTCGCTCGTGGGCGGTGTGATCGCCGAAGAGACAATCTGGGCCTGCACGATGTGTAAAGCGTGCGAGGAATCTTGTCCCCTCTTTATCGATTTTATCGACAGGTTCGTCGGAATGCGCCGGCATTTGGTTCTTGAAAAAAGCAGTTTTCCGCCTGAGCTGAACAATACATTCAAAAATCTCGAAACGCATGGAAACCCCTGGGGCTTAAGCTCATCAAAGAGAGAGGAATGGGCAGATGGACTTGACGTTCCGAGGATGAACGATTCACCCGGTGAAATCGAAGTCCTATACTGGGTGGGCTGTGCCGGAGCGCTCGACGATGCGAATAAACCCGTATCGACATCCATGATAAAAATTATGAAAGAGGCGGGAGTAAAATTTGCGATTCTGGGTAAAGAAGAAACGTGCACGGGTGATGCGGCTCGAAGACTCGGAAACGAATACCTCTTTCAGGTGCTTGCTTCACAGAACATAGAGACTTTTGAGAAATACGGAATTAAGAAAATAGTGACTCAATGTCCGCACTGTTTCAATACTATTAAAAACGAGTATCCCCAGCTGGAAGGAAATTACGAGGTCGTGCATCACACCGATTTTATAGCGGAGTTAATACGGGATGGAAAAATCAAACCGGAAAAAGAGAATAAACTTAATTTAACTTATCACGATTCATGTTTTATAGGGAGGCACAACGGCATCTATGACAGTCCCAGGGAAGCGCTCTCCTCGGTCCCGGGGGTTTCTATGACGGAGATGCCGCGATCGAGGGAAAACGGTTTCTGCTGCGGCGCCGGAGGAGGGAGAATGTGGTTAGAAGAAACTACGCCTAAGGTCAACCAAAACCGCGTTGATGAAGCCGCTTCGATAAATGTGGATACGGTAGCTACCGCATGTCCCTTCTGCAAGACGATGATAAGGGACGGAATCAATGAAACGGGTAGAGCCGAGCAAATGAAAACGGTGGACATCGCACAGGTGGTAGCCGATTCAATCTGATTTATCGGTCAGCGGTTAAGAGCTCAGGAAGACTGTTCCACTATTTACCGGCATGGAGCACGCCGACTGTGTCGATGCTGCATTAACTCAGTTAATGTTCCGAAGGTCACGAAGGACTCCCTCGGAGAACTCCGCTGGAGCACTCCAAAAAAAACGAGATTGCCCGATAGATGTCGGGCGGGGAGTCGAAGCATAACCAATTTAGCTTACACACTTCGACCACGCTCAGGGTGACGTGAAAACCGTTCGAG
This genomic window contains:
- a CDS encoding (Fe-S)-binding protein, whose amino-acid sequence is MNPIENILSMLIFAGILFVSFSFFLVLMSRKIQVLRLAVREDRSGNIGARLSGVFKFFLGQGRILAPKYIGAGIMHAIIFWGFMAVVINSIHFVGKGFYPDWSLPLFGPGDLLSILYLPFIDFFEVAVLMMVLWAGVRRTLIKPPRITLSWDAALILSLIGILMFTDLLLRATEGTVLSTSPLGNKLAIIFEGMNADSVGAVFRVSWWIHLLSLTFFLAFLPVSKHFHVITSLFNVYYRTLNYGALPMLDIENAENYGVSQIEQFSWKDLLDVYTCTECGRCQDACPAFATEKPLSPKLVNENMRDHLNDKSTTLINHPKEEWSGPSLVGGVIAEETIWACTMCKACEESCPLFIDFIDRFVGMRRHLVLEKSSFPPELNNTFKNLETHGNPWGLSSSKREEWADGLDVPRMNDSPGEIEVLYWVGCAGALDDANKPVSTSMIKIMKEAGVKFAILGKEETCTGDAARRLGNEYLFQVLASQNIETFEKYGIKKIVTQCPHCFNTIKNEYPQLEGNYEVVHHTDFIAELIRDGKIKPEKENKLNLTYHDSCFIGRHNGIYDSPREALSSVPGVSMTEMPRSRENGFCCGAGGGRMWLEETTPKVNQNRVDEAASINVDTVATACPFCKTMIRDGINETGRAEQMKTVDIAQVVADSI